The Nocardia arthritidis genome has a window encoding:
- a CDS encoding NlpC/P60 family protein, protein MPTRSARKPLRRIAIGFLVATAATLVLAGPAWSDTGSASGSGGSGSGSGSGSGSGSGSSSGSAALPLPSSAGLGALTAASTQTGKPYRWGGIGPDAWDCSGLVQWAFRQVGVQIPRTTWQQAKAGAPVPFGALSPGDVVILNEDASHVGIYAGFGQVLNAYDWGVPVGLTPLSQFFIYTIRRF, encoded by the coding sequence ATGCCGACTCGATCCGCGCGTAAGCCGCTGCGCCGCATCGCCATCGGATTCCTGGTCGCGACGGCCGCGACGCTGGTGCTGGCCGGGCCCGCCTGGTCCGATACCGGCAGCGCCTCCGGCAGCGGCGGTTCCGGCTCTGGCTCCGGTTCGGGTTCGGGCTCCGGCTCGGGCAGTTCCAGCGGCTCGGCCGCGCTGCCGCTGCCGAGCAGCGCCGGGCTCGGCGCGCTCACCGCCGCATCGACCCAGACCGGTAAACCGTATCGCTGGGGCGGCATCGGCCCGGACGCATGGGACTGCTCCGGCCTGGTGCAGTGGGCGTTCCGGCAAGTGGGCGTCCAGATTCCGCGCACCACCTGGCAGCAGGCCAAGGCCGGGGCCCCGGTGCCGTTCGGTGCGCTCTCGCCGGGCGATGTGGTGATACTGAACGAGGACGCCTCACACGTCGGCATCTACGCGGGCTTCGGCCAGGTGCTCAACGCCTACGACTGGGGCGTGCCGGTCGGTCTGACCCCGCTCAGCCAGTTTTTCATCTACACCATTCGGCGGTTCTGA
- a CDS encoding SMP-30/gluconolactonase/LRE family protein: MRLMPSTLGVLVLAAVLSGCGGGDKNDAGDLKPGVIKGFSNPESVLVAGDKYVVSNMGAQQDPVAKDGDGFLSLLDATGKVIEQKAMPKAGDPPLNSPKGMAFVDNKVYVADVDRVVGYDLNTRGQVFEAKIDGDAPTELNDIVLLDNKTLLVTDTLRSSVYQLDLDGKKFATLTSGVPGANGIALEKSGKIAYVNGDGAHNEGGDLFRLELGKAPLSPKKIGGVHGLLDGIAVLSDGNIAVSDWVSFDNPVPGKVTVYKADGTEVAKVKLPDNVRGPADFTLDKSGKYLLIPAMTDNVVHIVPTP; encoded by the coding sequence ATGCGCTTGATGCCGAGTACGCTCGGCGTGCTGGTGCTCGCCGCGGTACTCAGCGGTTGCGGCGGCGGCGACAAGAATGATGCCGGTGATCTGAAACCCGGTGTGATCAAAGGCTTTTCAAATCCGGAGAGCGTACTTGTCGCCGGTGACAAGTACGTCGTCTCGAATATGGGCGCGCAGCAGGATCCGGTCGCCAAGGACGGCGACGGCTTCCTGTCCCTGCTCGATGCCACCGGCAAGGTGATCGAGCAGAAGGCGATGCCGAAGGCGGGCGATCCGCCGCTGAACTCGCCGAAGGGTATGGCGTTCGTGGACAACAAGGTCTACGTCGCCGATGTCGATCGGGTGGTCGGCTACGACCTGAACACCCGAGGGCAGGTGTTCGAGGCGAAGATCGACGGCGACGCCCCGACCGAGCTGAACGATATCGTGTTGCTGGACAACAAGACCCTGCTGGTGACCGACACCCTGCGCAGTTCGGTCTACCAACTCGACCTGGACGGCAAGAAGTTCGCGACGCTCACCAGCGGGGTGCCCGGCGCCAACGGCATCGCGCTGGAGAAGTCCGGCAAGATCGCATACGTCAACGGCGACGGCGCGCACAACGAGGGCGGCGATCTGTTCCGGCTGGAGCTGGGCAAGGCGCCGCTGTCGCCGAAGAAGATCGGCGGCGTGCACGGGCTGCTCGACGGCATCGCGGTGCTGTCGGACGGCAATATCGCTGTCTCGGACTGGGTTTCGTTCGACAACCCGGTGCCGGGCAAGGTGACCGTCTACAAGGCCGACGGCACCGAGGTCGCGAAGGTGAAGCTGCCGGACAACGTGCGCGGCCCCGCCGATTTCACGCTCGACAAGAGCGGGAAGTACCTGTTGATCCCGGCGATGACCGACAACGTGGTGCATATCGTTCCGACGCCGTAA
- a CDS encoding UTP--glucose-1-phosphate uridylyltransferase yields MKIRKAVIPAAGIGSRLLPLTKAIPKEMLPVGDKPVIEHTVRELVASGITDITIVVSGGKSLIQDHFRPNPALVAQLRADGKTAYADAVEEVGELSRLGHITYLDQHGPYGNGTPVLNAARHLGDEPMLVLWPDDVFVAETPRAQQLIDAYERTSGPVLALMPMDPSESQRYGVPVVADDLGSGLLRISGLREKPKPEDAPSNFAAIGGYVVTPGIIEELRIQTKRWYEHRTGEVYLTDAINAYAADHAVFGQVIQGRWYDTGNPADYLVAQFASALAHQQYGPLLRQLATELG; encoded by the coding sequence ATGAAGATCCGCAAGGCCGTGATCCCGGCCGCCGGTATCGGCTCCCGGTTGCTCCCGCTGACCAAGGCCATCCCCAAAGAGATGCTACCGGTCGGCGACAAACCGGTGATCGAGCACACGGTACGCGAGCTGGTCGCCTCCGGGATCACCGATATCACCATCGTGGTGAGCGGCGGAAAGTCGTTGATCCAGGACCACTTCCGCCCGAACCCCGCACTCGTCGCACAGTTGCGCGCGGACGGCAAGACCGCATACGCCGACGCGGTCGAGGAGGTCGGCGAGCTGTCCCGGCTCGGCCACATCACCTACCTCGACCAGCACGGCCCGTACGGCAACGGCACCCCGGTGCTCAACGCGGCGCGCCACCTCGGCGACGAGCCGATGCTGGTGCTGTGGCCCGATGACGTATTCGTCGCCGAGACCCCGCGAGCCCAGCAGCTCATCGATGCGTACGAGCGCACCAGCGGTCCGGTGCTCGCGCTGATGCCGATGGACCCCAGCGAATCCCAGCGCTACGGCGTTCCGGTGGTCGCCGACGATCTCGGCAGCGGGCTGCTGCGCATCAGCGGCCTGCGCGAGAAGCCGAAGCCGGAGGACGCGCCGTCGAATTTCGCCGCCATCGGCGGCTATGTGGTCACCCCCGGCATCATCGAGGAACTGCGAATCCAGACCAAGCGCTGGTACGAACACCGAACGGGCGAGGTGTATCTCACCGACGCGATCAACGCGTACGCGGCCGATCACGCGGTGTTCGGCCAGGTGATCCAGGGGCGCTGGTACGACACCGGCAATCCGGCCGATTACCTCGTCGCCCAGTTCGCCTCGGCACTGGCGCATCAGCAGTACGGACCGCTGCTGCGCCAACTGGCCACCGAGCTCGGTTGA
- a CDS encoding DNA polymerase IV codes for MDAFFASVEQLTRPTLRGRPVLVGGTGARGVVAGASYEARVFGARSAMPMHQARRLVGVTAVVVPARGSVYGAVSAQVFDALRSRIPVLETLSFDEAFGEPAELAGATAGQVHRFCEELRAVVRERTGLVASVGAGTGKQLAKIASGLAKPDGIRVISPVEQQRLLAGLPVRKLWGIGPVAEGRLRSLGIETVGAFAALPEAEAVSILGGSVGAALHRLARGIDDRPVAERAEAKQISAETTYEHDIVTLAQLRPAIEAMAGAAHRRLGKDGRAARTVVLKLKKSDMSIVTRSFTLPYATTDLATLTTAALRSAIDPAELGPVRLVGVGYGGLSAVRQESLFPELDQDPLSEGELPQPDSGPGGLIAAPQVADASRVWYPGMDVAHPEFGHGWVQGAGQGVVTVRFETSSTGPGPARTFAADDISLSRADPLGSLR; via the coding sequence ATGGACGCGTTCTTCGCCTCGGTAGAGCAGTTGACCCGGCCGACGCTGCGCGGGCGGCCGGTCCTGGTCGGCGGTACCGGCGCGCGGGGTGTGGTGGCCGGCGCGAGCTATGAGGCGCGGGTATTCGGTGCCCGCTCCGCCATGCCGATGCATCAGGCGCGCAGGCTGGTCGGGGTCACCGCGGTGGTGGTGCCCGCCCGCGGGTCGGTGTACGGCGCGGTGAGCGCCCAGGTATTCGATGCGCTGCGCTCGCGAATTCCGGTGCTGGAGACGCTGTCCTTCGACGAGGCGTTCGGCGAGCCCGCGGAATTGGCCGGGGCCACCGCGGGGCAGGTGCACCGGTTCTGCGAGGAGTTGCGCGCGGTGGTGCGCGAGCGCACCGGATTGGTCGCCTCGGTCGGCGCGGGCACCGGCAAGCAGCTGGCCAAGATCGCCTCGGGACTGGCGAAACCCGATGGTATACGGGTGATTTCACCGGTCGAGCAGCAGCGGCTGCTGGCCGGGCTGCCGGTGCGCAAGCTATGGGGGATCGGCCCCGTCGCCGAAGGCAGGCTGCGCTCGCTCGGCATCGAGACGGTGGGCGCGTTCGCGGCGCTGCCCGAGGCGGAGGCGGTCTCGATCCTGGGCGGCAGCGTCGGCGCCGCACTGCACCGGCTGGCCCGCGGCATCGACGACCGCCCGGTCGCCGAGCGCGCCGAGGCCAAGCAGATCAGCGCCGAAACCACCTACGAGCACGACATCGTCACGCTCGCGCAGCTGCGCCCGGCGATCGAGGCGATGGCCGGGGCCGCGCACCGCAGGCTCGGCAAGGACGGGCGCGCGGCGCGCACCGTGGTGCTGAAGCTCAAGAAGTCCGATATGTCCATTGTCACCCGATCGTTCACCCTGCCTTACGCGACAACCGATCTGGCCACGCTCACCACCGCGGCGCTGCGGTCGGCGATCGATCCGGCCGAACTGGGTCCGGTCCGGCTCGTCGGGGTCGGCTACGGCGGGCTGTCCGCGGTGCGGCAGGAATCACTGTTTCCCGAGCTGGATCAGGATCCGCTATCGGAAGGTGAACTGCCGCAGCCCGATTCGGGTCCGGGCGGATTGATCGCCGCGCCGCAGGTAGCGGACGCGAGCCGGGTCTGGTATCCCGGAATGGATGTCGCACATCCCGAATTCGGGCACGGCTGGGTACAGGGTGCCGGACAAGGTGTTGTGACGGTCCGATTCGAGACCAGCTCGACAGGGCCGGGCCCGGCGCGTACGTTCGCAGCCGACGACATCAGTTTGTCGCGGGCGGATCCGCTCGGCAGTCTGCGCTGA